A genome region from Tolypothrix sp. PCC 7712 includes the following:
- the sixA gene encoding phosphohistidine phosphatase SixA, whose amino-acid sequence MELYLIRHGIAEERTADIQDEERVLTKEGRQKTAKVAKSLVKLGLHFDLIVTSPLARARQTAEILSAAGLSSQIEESHHLTPDGNIDNWVKQWLEPSNYAPNARLAVVGHEPCLSQWAEILLWGEVKAGLVLKKAGMIGIKLPEIGSPLGRSQMFWLTPPKYLL is encoded by the coding sequence ATGGAATTATATTTGATTCGTCATGGGATAGCCGAAGAGAGGACTGCTGATATTCAAGATGAAGAGCGAGTTCTTACTAAAGAAGGAAGACAAAAAACAGCAAAAGTTGCAAAAAGTCTAGTAAAGTTGGGTTTGCACTTTGATTTAATTGTTACCAGCCCCTTAGCTAGGGCGCGACAAACAGCAGAGATTTTGAGTGCAGCCGGATTAAGTTCTCAGATAGAAGAATCTCATCACCTGACACCTGATGGTAATATCGATAATTGGGTGAAACAGTGGTTAGAGCCTAGTAATTATGCCCCAAATGCCCGACTTGCCGTAGTAGGACACGAACCTTGTTTGAGCCAATGGGCAGAAATTCTTCTTTGGGGGGAAGTCAAAGCAGGTTTAGTCTTGAAAAAAGCAGGTATGATCGGGATAAAACTACCAGAAATAGGCTCTCCCCTGGGTCGTAGTCAGATGTTTTGGTTGACACCACCCAAGTACTTGCTTTAA
- a CDS encoding citrate synthase, with protein MSVCEYKPGLEGIPAAQSSISYVDGQKGILEYRGIRIEELAAKSTFLETAYLLIWGELPSKEELAAFEEEVRLHRRIKYRIRDMMKCFPESGHPMDALQASAAALGLFYSLRDLHNPAYIRDSVVRLIATIPTMVAAFQLMRKGNDPVRPRDDLDYSANFLYMLNEKEPDPLAAKIFDICLILHVEHTMNASTFSARVTASTLTDPYAVVASAVGTLGGPLHGGANEEVIQMLEEIGSVANVRPYVEDLMQRKAKIMGFGHRVYKVKDPRATILQNLAEQLFSKFGEDKYYEIAQEMERVVAEKLGHKGIYPNVDFYSGLVYRKMGIPTDLFTPIFAIARVAGWLAHWKEQLEENRIFRPTQVYNGLHEAPYIPIDQR; from the coding sequence ATGTCGGTGTGCGAATATAAGCCCGGGTTGGAAGGCATTCCTGCTGCCCAATCCAGTATCAGCTATGTTGACGGGCAAAAGGGAATACTAGAATATCGTGGCATCCGGATTGAGGAGTTAGCAGCAAAAAGTACATTTTTGGAAACTGCTTATCTTCTAATTTGGGGTGAATTGCCAAGTAAAGAAGAACTAGCAGCATTTGAAGAGGAAGTTCGTCTCCACAGACGAATCAAATATCGCATCCGAGACATGATGAAATGCTTTCCTGAAAGCGGACACCCTATGGATGCTTTACAAGCCTCAGCTGCTGCATTAGGCCTGTTCTATTCTCTTCGGGATTTACATAATCCCGCCTACATTCGAGATTCTGTGGTGCGCTTAATCGCTACTATTCCCACAATGGTAGCGGCGTTCCAGTTGATGCGGAAAGGAAATGACCCCGTGCGCCCACGGGATGACTTGGACTACTCCGCTAACTTTCTGTATATGCTCAACGAGAAAGAACCCGATCCGTTGGCAGCGAAAATTTTTGATATTTGCTTGATACTTCATGTCGAGCATACGATGAATGCTTCTACCTTTAGCGCTAGGGTGACGGCTTCTACCCTCACAGATCCCTATGCCGTGGTTGCAAGTGCGGTGGGAACCTTAGGCGGCCCCTTGCATGGCGGCGCAAATGAAGAAGTTATTCAAATGCTAGAAGAAATTGGCTCTGTAGCTAATGTTCGTCCCTACGTTGAAGATCTCATGCAGCGCAAAGCGAAAATCATGGGCTTTGGGCATCGCGTGTATAAGGTGAAAGACCCCAGAGCCACGATTTTGCAAAACTTGGCAGAGCAACTGTTTTCCAAATTTGGCGAAGACAAGTACTATGAAATCGCCCAAGAGATGGAACGGGTAGTAGCCGAAAAATTAGGTCACAAAGGGATTTATCCTAACGTTGACTTTTACTCAGGATTGGTGTATAGAAAAATGGGCATTCCCACCGACTTATTTACACCAATTTTTGCGATCGCCCGTGTTGCTGGTTGGCTAGCTCATTGGAAAGAACAGCTAGAAGAAAACCGGATTTTCCGTCCCACTCAGGTTTACAATGGTCTGCATGAAGCTCCTTATATCCCCATTGACCAGCGCTAA
- a CDS encoding GNAT family N-acetyltransferase: MEISCHNIYQPLSPPSLFQDFPILQSQNYLLKLASTEEELESIFRLRFEVFNLELNLGLSSSNLSQMDRDRFDNVCHHLMLISQVTGKTIGTYRMQTYTMASKGLGFDAADIFNLNAIPEYVLQMSVEVGRACIAKEYRNSQSLLLLWQGLANYLILSRCKYFFGCASLLTQNPWQAACAYHYFQRHNLMHPSILVYPNLQYSLEISPNCPDSCNVNIPNILQAYLSIGAKICSLPAIDRQFKTIDFLTISSIEEFIKRHLPS; the protein is encoded by the coding sequence ATGGAAATCTCTTGCCACAACATCTATCAGCCACTTAGTCCTCCTTCATTATTTCAAGATTTTCCAATTTTACAAAGCCAAAATTATCTTTTAAAACTTGCTTCAACAGAAGAAGAGTTAGAATCTATATTTCGTTTACGCTTTGAAGTTTTTAATCTTGAGTTAAATTTAGGTTTATCTAGTTCTAACTTGAGCCAAATGGATCGAGATAGGTTTGATAATGTTTGCCATCATTTGATGTTGATTTCTCAAGTTACTGGTAAAACTATAGGAACCTATCGGATGCAAACCTATACGATGGCTTCTAAAGGATTAGGTTTTGATGCTGCTGATATATTTAATCTTAATGCGATTCCCGAGTATGTGCTGCAAATGTCTGTGGAAGTTGGACGTGCTTGTATAGCTAAAGAATATCGCAATAGTCAATCACTTTTATTACTATGGCAAGGGCTAGCAAATTATCTAATTCTTAGTCGCTGTAAATATTTTTTTGGATGTGCATCGCTACTGACACAAAATCCTTGGCAAGCTGCTTGTGCTTATCATTATTTTCAGCGTCATAATTTAATGCATCCAAGCATTTTAGTATATCCAAATTTACAATACTCTCTAGAAATTAGTCCAAATTGTCCAGATTCTTGCAATGTTAACATTCCTAATATTTTGCAAGCATATTTAAGCATTGGTGCAAAAATATGTAGTCTTCCAGCTATTGATAGGCAGTTCAAAACTATCGATTTTTTAACTATATCAAGTATAGAAGAATTTATTAAAAGGCATTTGCCTAGTTAA
- a CDS encoding intradiol ring-cleavage dioxygenase, which yields MRYSEAKNIVGWEFYPPYKITREIYSNISDNKTVNNNNQQLNWILNRRQTLALFRVAGTAILVGCLPRKFQSVQAQSSLPGCVIRPEQTEGPYFVDEKLNRSDIRSDPADGSVKEGVPLQLTLRVSQVSNNQCQPLANAIVDIWHCDALGVYSDVEDPRFNTIGKKFLRGYQVTDANGTVQFTTIYPGWYQGRTVHIHFKVRTQGTSNQSYEFTSQLYFDDAMSDRVYTQPPYASKGQRTLNNSQDGIFNDGGQQLLLNLTKTSQGYAATFDIGMQTA from the coding sequence TTGAGATATTCAGAAGCTAAAAATATTGTGGGGTGGGAATTTTACCCGCCTTACAAAATTACCAGAGAAATTTATAGTAATATCTCTGACAACAAGACTGTGAACAACAACAATCAGCAACTAAATTGGATTTTGAACCGCAGACAAACACTAGCTTTATTCAGAGTAGCTGGAACTGCAATACTGGTAGGATGTCTCCCCAGAAAGTTTCAATCTGTGCAAGCACAATCAAGTTTACCTGGGTGTGTAATTAGGCCAGAACAGACCGAAGGCCCATATTTTGTAGATGAAAAACTCAACCGTTCTGACATCAGATCCGATCCCGCAGATGGTTCAGTAAAAGAAGGTGTACCGCTACAACTGACACTGCGAGTTTCTCAAGTTAGTAATAATCAATGTCAGCCTTTAGCAAATGCGATTGTAGATATTTGGCATTGTGACGCGCTAGGCGTTTATTCAGACGTGGAAGATCCACGCTTCAATACCATTGGTAAAAAGTTTTTGCGTGGATATCAAGTAACAGACGCAAACGGAACTGTCCAATTCACAACCATTTATCCGGGTTGGTATCAAGGTAGAACAGTACATATTCACTTCAAAGTACGCACACAAGGGACATCAAACCAGAGTTACGAATTTACCTCACAACTATATTTTGATGATGCCATGAGCGATCGCGTATATACACAACCCCCATACGCCAGCAAAGGACAGCGCACACTCAATAACTCACAAGACGGGATTTTCAACGATGGTGGACAGCAATTGCTACTCAACCTCACCAAAACCAGCCAAGGTTACGCCGCAACCTTCGATATTGGGATGCAAACAGCTTGA
- the ndhI gene encoding NAD(P)H-quinone oxidoreductase subunit I, with the protein MLKFLKQVGDYAKEAVQAGRYIGQGLSVTFDHMRRRPITVQYPYEKLIPGERFRGRIHFEFDKCIACEVCVRVCPINLPVVDWEFDKASKKKKLNHYSIDFGVCIFCGNCVEYCPTNCLSMTEDYELSTYDRHELNYDNVALGRLPYKVTNDPMVTPLRELVYLPKGVMEPHDLPADAPRPGARPEDLVEQTEK; encoded by the coding sequence ATGCTAAAGTTCCTGAAGCAAGTTGGCGATTATGCCAAGGAAGCAGTACAAGCTGGTCGTTACATTGGTCAAGGGTTATCTGTAACCTTTGACCATATGCGTCGGCGGCCAATTACTGTACAGTACCCTTACGAAAAATTAATTCCTGGTGAACGTTTTCGCGGCAGAATTCACTTTGAGTTTGATAAATGTATCGCTTGTGAAGTTTGTGTGCGTGTTTGCCCTATCAACCTACCTGTAGTTGATTGGGAATTCGATAAAGCCAGCAAAAAGAAAAAGCTCAATCACTACAGTATTGACTTTGGAGTTTGTATCTTCTGCGGTAACTGTGTGGAATATTGCCCAACTAACTGTCTTTCCATGACGGAAGATTACGAGCTATCCACTTATGATCGCCATGAGTTGAACTATGATAACGTGGCCTTGGGACGCTTACCTTACAAGGTAACCAACGACCCAATGGTGACACCACTACGCGAATTAGTTTATCTGCCTAAGGGTGTCATGGAACCCCACGATCTACCTGCTGATGCTCCCCGTCCTGGTGCGCGTCCAGAAGACCTGGTAGAACAAACAGAAAAATAA
- a CDS encoding NADH-quinone oxidoreductase subunit J — protein MNLAEGVQIVSFGILAVMMIGAALGVVLSSSIVYSAFLLGGVFISIAGLYLLLNGDFVAAAQVLIYVGAVNVLILFAIMLVNKRQDFAPYPSAGLRKIFTGVVSLGLFGLLSTMILATPWAYATNPVTGESSIVVIGQHFFTDFLLPFELASVLLLMAMVGAIILARREYLPDADTTEQAQSVLTLPERPKEMAAIGSIRNDSGDTPVYRGSSRRE, from the coding sequence GTGAATCTAGCAGAAGGAGTACAGATTGTTTCCTTTGGCATACTGGCTGTAATGATGATTGGGGCAGCATTAGGTGTAGTGTTGTCTTCTAGTATCGTCTATTCAGCCTTTTTGCTGGGTGGGGTGTTCATCAGCATAGCTGGGCTGTATTTATTGCTCAATGGCGACTTTGTAGCAGCAGCACAAGTGCTGATTTATGTTGGTGCAGTTAACGTACTGATCTTGTTTGCGATCATGTTGGTTAACAAGCGGCAAGATTTTGCGCCTTATCCTAGTGCTGGACTACGAAAAATCTTTACAGGTGTAGTCAGCTTGGGATTGTTTGGGCTTTTAAGCACAATGATCTTGGCAACGCCTTGGGCTTACGCAACAAATCCTGTAACTGGCGAAAGTTCAATAGTTGTGATTGGCCAGCATTTCTTTACGGATTTTCTCCTACCTTTTGAATTAGCTTCCGTTTTGTTGTTGATGGCGATGGTGGGAGCAATTATTTTGGCGCGTCGCGAATACTTACCAGATGCAGACACTACCGAACAGGCACAAAGTGTTTTAACTTTGCCAGAACGTCCGAAAGAAATGGCAGCAATCGGTAGCATTCGCAATGACTCTGGCGATACTCCCGTATATCGTGGCAGTTCTCGCCGCGAATAA
- a CDS encoding NAD(+) kinase, with translation MQLKQVIIAYKARDAQSKRWAEICAKQLENRQCHVLMGPSGPKDNPYPVFLASAGQPIDLALVLGGDGTVLTGARHLAPVGIPILGVNVGGHLGFLTESVEEFQDTEKVWDRLFEDRYAIQRRMMLQAAVFEGYGPNLEPVSERYLALNEFCVKPASADRMITSILEMEIDGEVVDQYVGDGLIISTPTGSTGYTVSANGPIMHDGMEAITITPICPMSLSSRPLVLPPGSVVSIWPLGDYDLSTKLWTDGVLATSIWPGHRVDVRMADCRAKFIILRENNSYYQTLREKLLWAGTRVRYSNNHRN, from the coding sequence GTGCAACTCAAGCAGGTAATCATTGCTTATAAGGCACGGGATGCCCAAAGTAAACGTTGGGCAGAAATCTGTGCTAAACAACTAGAAAATCGCCAGTGTCATGTGTTGATGGGGCCTAGCGGCCCAAAAGATAACCCTTATCCGGTGTTCTTAGCTTCCGCAGGTCAACCAATTGATTTGGCATTGGTACTTGGTGGTGATGGCACTGTATTAACAGGTGCCAGACATCTCGCTCCAGTTGGCATCCCCATTCTGGGAGTGAATGTGGGAGGTCATCTGGGGTTCTTAACTGAATCCGTTGAAGAATTTCAAGATACGGAAAAAGTTTGGGATCGACTCTTTGAGGATCGCTATGCTATCCAGCGGCGAATGATGTTGCAAGCGGCAGTTTTTGAGGGTTATGGCCCGAATTTAGAACCAGTCAGCGAACGCTATTTGGCTTTGAATGAATTCTGTGTCAAACCCGCTTCTGCCGATCGCATGATTACCTCAATTTTGGAAATGGAAATTGATGGTGAGGTAGTCGATCAATATGTTGGCGATGGGTTAATTATTTCTACTCCCACGGGTTCCACTGGTTACACCGTTTCCGCCAATGGCCCAATTATGCACGATGGTATGGAAGCGATTACCATCACTCCCATTTGCCCCATGAGCCTTTCTAGTCGTCCCCTCGTCTTACCCCCTGGTTCTGTGGTCAGCATTTGGCCTTTGGGGGATTATGATTTGAGTACTAAGCTGTGGACAGATGGGGTTTTAGCTACTTCAATTTGGCCAGGACACCGCGTTGATGTGCGGATGGCTGATTGTCGAGCTAAATTTATCATTTTGCGGGAGAACAATTCATATTATCAAACGTTGCGAGAGAAGTTACTTTGGGCAGGTACTAGGGTTCGCTACAGTAATAATCACCGCAATTGA
- a CDS encoding DHH family phosphoesterase: protein MQSNSSLMQFDSLSLTTEPNQEDAEIDPVPVEVPFAKTSLPPSASDGGIYLIQRNNSLVSQKSEELQKTLLAHRHERQLIILQDFPDPDALSCAWAYQLIAQQYDIKCEIIYAGTLSHQENIALVKLTNLPAQRWTLQNLKSKDLSSYQGFILIDNQGTTSQLLSAVQQAGIPLVAVIDHHSVQADLKPEFIDVRPYVRATATIFTQYLQSGLLTLDSSINQHVKCATALMHGLRSDTNRLMQAQEEDFMAAAYLSRFYDAQLLNAILQANRSKRVMDVIERALKNRIVQNNFSIAGVGYLRYDDRDAIPQAADFLVTEENVHTAVVYGIVHDEDDELEVVIGSLRTTKLTLDPDEFIKEAFGQDSNGRFFGGGRTGAGGFEIPMGFLSGGNENSAYAKMKWEVFDTQIKQKLLKLVNPKDNPIQSE from the coding sequence ACCATCGGCAAGTGACGGAGGTATTTATCTAATTCAGCGTAATAATTCTCTGGTGTCTCAAAAGTCAGAGGAACTGCAAAAAACCCTATTAGCGCACCGACACGAGCGTCAGCTGATCATCTTACAAGACTTTCCTGACCCTGATGCCCTCTCTTGTGCGTGGGCATACCAGTTAATCGCCCAGCAGTACGATATCAAGTGTGAAATTATTTATGCTGGGACTTTAAGCCACCAAGAGAACATTGCCCTAGTCAAGCTCACAAATCTCCCCGCTCAACGTTGGACGTTGCAAAACCTCAAAAGTAAAGACTTGTCATCCTACCAAGGTTTTATCTTAATTGATAACCAAGGCACCACAAGTCAACTCTTGTCAGCAGTGCAGCAAGCAGGAATACCGCTAGTTGCAGTTATTGACCATCACAGCGTACAGGCGGATCTCAAACCAGAATTTATCGATGTCCGTCCTTATGTACGAGCAACAGCAACAATTTTCACCCAGTACCTACAATCAGGATTACTGACCTTAGATAGCAGCATCAATCAGCACGTTAAATGTGCCACAGCCTTGATGCATGGCTTGCGATCGGATACAAATCGACTGATGCAAGCACAAGAAGAGGATTTTATGGCTGCTGCATATCTGAGTCGATTTTATGATGCCCAGTTGCTAAACGCCATTTTACAGGCGAATCGTTCCAAGCGGGTAATGGATGTAATTGAGCGAGCGCTCAAAAACCGCATCGTACAAAATAACTTTTCCATCGCTGGTGTTGGTTATTTACGTTATGATGACCGCGATGCTATCCCCCAAGCAGCAGATTTTCTCGTGACGGAAGAAAACGTTCATACTGCTGTAGTTTACGGTATTGTCCACGATGAAGATGATGAATTAGAAGTAGTTATTGGTTCTTTGAGAACCACTAAACTTACTCTCGACCCTGATGAATTCATCAAAGAAGCGTTTGGACAAGATAGTAATGGGCGCTTTTTTGGTGGTGGACGAACAGGTGCAGGCGGCTTTGAAATTCCTATGGGATTTTTATCTGGCGGTAACGAAAATTCCGCTTACGCAAAAATGAAATGGGAAGTTTTCGACACTCAAATCAAGCAGAAATTGCTGAAATTAGTTAATCCGAAAGATAACCCAATTCAATCAGAGTAA
- a CDS encoding TenA family protein translates to MTISNELWIANQDLAQACLNHPFVQGIAKGTLEQDKFAYYVGQDAFFLEAFARAYSIAAAKAPDWQGFTIFHSLADGVLQELRLHEGYAAEWGVNLHSVQPGAATRRYTDFLLATAWGGDVGLTAAAMSPCMRLYAFLGEQLAKDGIPDHLYANWIRTYSSTDFQPLAAQLESLVDSYASATALVNSTYRYAMFCERDFFQAAWEGL, encoded by the coding sequence ATGACGATATCTAATGAATTATGGATAGCAAATCAAGATTTAGCTCAAGCTTGTTTAAATCATCCTTTTGTGCAAGGTATTGCTAAAGGTACTCTGGAGCAAGATAAATTTGCTTACTATGTAGGACAAGATGCTTTTTTCTTAGAAGCTTTTGCTCGTGCTTACAGTATCGCCGCCGCTAAAGCACCAGATTGGCAAGGATTTACGATATTTCATAGTCTAGCTGATGGTGTTTTGCAAGAATTGCGGCTACATGAGGGATATGCTGCTGAGTGGGGAGTAAATTTGCATTCTGTACAACCAGGAGCAGCCACCCGTCGGTATACTGACTTTTTATTAGCGACAGCTTGGGGTGGAGATGTGGGTTTAACAGCTGCGGCGATGTCTCCTTGTATGCGTTTGTATGCATTTTTAGGAGAACAGTTAGCTAAAGATGGCATTCCGGATCATCTTTATGCAAACTGGATTCGGACTTACAGTAGTACAGATTTTCAGCCATTAGCAGCACAATTAGAAAGTTTAGTTGATAGTTACGCCAGTGCTACAGCGTTGGTAAACTCTACTTACCGCTATGCTATGTTCTGTGAACGTGACTTTTTTCAAGCAGCGTGGGAAGGTTTGTGA
- the nuoH gene encoding NADH-quinone oxidoreductase subunit NuoH: MNSGIDLQGTFIKSLTDLGLPPDAAKAIWMPLPMILMLIGATVGVLVATWLERKISAAAQQRIGPEYMGPFGLLVPVADGLKLVFKEDIVPAKSDPWLFTLGPIIVVIPVFLSFLIVPFGQNIVITNVGMGVFLWIALSSIQPIGLLMAGYASNNKYSLLGGLRAAAQSISYEIPLALSVLAIAMMSNSLSTVDIVNQQSGYGILGWNIWRQPAGFLIFWIAALAECERLPFDLPEAEEELVAGYQTEYAGMKFGLFYLGSYVNLILSSLLVAILYLGGWDFPIPISAIANWLGVSELNPVLQVVTASLGIIMTVLKAYLLVFVAILLRWTVPRVRIDQLLDLGWKFLLPVGLVNLLLTAALKLAFPVAFGG; the protein is encoded by the coding sequence ATGAATTCAGGAATTGACCTCCAAGGAACTTTTATTAAATCCCTCACGGATTTAGGATTACCACCAGACGCAGCCAAAGCGATTTGGATGCCTCTGCCGATGATACTGATGCTAATTGGGGCAACAGTGGGAGTATTAGTAGCTACATGGCTAGAGCGGAAAATTTCCGCCGCAGCTCAACAGCGGATTGGCCCGGAATACATGGGGCCTTTTGGTTTGCTGGTACCAGTCGCAGATGGTTTGAAGCTCGTCTTTAAAGAAGATATAGTACCAGCCAAGTCCGACCCCTGGCTGTTTACTCTCGGCCCCATCATTGTTGTCATTCCAGTGTTTCTGTCGTTTCTGATTGTGCCCTTTGGACAGAACATTGTGATTACAAATGTTGGCATGGGGGTCTTTTTATGGATTGCCTTGTCTAGCATTCAGCCAATTGGCTTATTGATGGCTGGCTATGCATCCAATAACAAATACTCGCTCTTAGGGGGCTTAAGGGCCGCAGCGCAGTCAATTAGTTATGAAATTCCCCTGGCGCTGAGTGTGTTAGCGATCGCAATGATGTCTAACAGCCTCAGCACCGTTGATATTGTTAACCAACAATCTGGTTACGGCATTTTGGGTTGGAATATTTGGCGACAACCAGCAGGTTTCTTAATCTTTTGGATAGCCGCTCTAGCTGAGTGTGAACGCTTACCCTTTGACTTACCTGAAGCCGAAGAAGAACTAGTAGCAGGTTATCAAACAGAATATGCCGGTATGAAATTCGGTTTATTCTACCTGGGTTCCTACGTTAACTTAATCCTTTCTAGCTTACTTGTTGCTATTTTATACCTCGGTGGTTGGGATTTTCCCATTCCCATCAGTGCGATCGCTAATTGGCTAGGTGTTAGTGAACTCAATCCAGTATTGCAGGTTGTCACTGCATCTTTGGGTATCATTATGACCGTACTCAAAGCTTACTTACTAGTATTTGTAGCCATTTTGTTGCGCTGGACAGTACCCCGGGTACGGATTGACCAATTGTTAGATCTAGGATGGAAGTTCTTACTACCAGTTGGTTTGGTTAATCTGCTATTAACCGCCGCCCTGAAACTAGCTTTTCCCGTCGCCTTTGGAGGTTAG
- the nuoK gene encoding NADH-quinone oxidoreductase subunit NuoK, with protein sequence MQLQYFLLLAAALFCIGIYGLITSRNAVRVLMSIELLLNAVNLNLMAFSNFLDSTLIKGQVFTVFVITVAAAEAAVGLAIVLAIYRNRDTVDMEQFNLLKW encoded by the coding sequence ATGCAACTCCAGTACTTTTTATTACTTGCAGCTGCTTTATTTTGTATAGGCATCTACGGTTTGATTACCAGCCGCAACGCTGTGCGGGTACTGATGTCAATCGAGTTGCTGCTAAATGCTGTTAATTTGAATTTAATGGCATTTTCCAACTTCTTGGACTCAACATTAATTAAAGGTCAAGTGTTCACCGTTTTTGTGATCACCGTGGCCGCAGCCGAGGCGGCGGTAGGTTTAGCGATCGTGCTTGCCATTTATCGCAACCGTGATACCGTCGATATGGAGCAGTTTAATCTCCTGAAGTGGTAA
- a CDS encoding response regulator transcription factor, producing the protein MNVLFVEDEAKIANFVRDGLKEQGFVVDYCDNGDEGYLKALDNEYDALILDIMVPGKDGLSILKQLRQKGRNTPVILLTARNELDDRLEGLNLGADDYIAKPFFVEELAARIHAVVRRSLGDRQNLLSVGPIKLDRITREVTCDGQVVELTTREFNLVEYLMRSPGRVFTRTQILEHVWGYDFNPNTNVVDVCIQRIRKKIDSITGLTWIESVRGVGYRFRNS; encoded by the coding sequence GTGAATGTTCTGTTTGTCGAAGATGAAGCAAAAATTGCTAACTTCGTCCGAGATGGATTGAAGGAGCAGGGATTTGTCGTAGACTATTGCGACAACGGTGATGAAGGATATCTCAAGGCTTTAGATAACGAATACGATGCCCTAATTCTCGATATTATGGTGCCGGGGAAGGATGGGCTATCGATTCTCAAACAATTGCGGCAGAAAGGGCGGAATACGCCTGTAATCTTATTAACAGCTCGGAATGAACTAGACGATCGCCTAGAAGGTTTAAACTTAGGGGCTGATGATTACATAGCCAAACCGTTTTTTGTGGAAGAGTTAGCAGCCAGAATTCATGCAGTAGTGCGCCGGAGTTTAGGCGATCGCCAAAATCTACTTTCTGTCGGCCCCATCAAGCTGGATCGGATTACGCGAGAAGTTACTTGTGATGGACAGGTAGTCGAACTTACTACCCGCGAATTTAATCTTGTAGAATACCTGATGCGTTCTCCAGGGCGAGTCTTTACCCGCACGCAAATTTTAGAACATGTGTGGGGTTATGATTTCAACCCCAACACCAATGTCGTTGATGTCTGTATTCAACGCATCCGCAAAAAGATTGACTCAATAACTGGCTTAACTTGGATTGAAAGCGTGCGTGGAGTTGGGTATCGGTTTCGGAATTCTTGA